A region of the Phaseolus vulgaris cultivar G19833 chromosome 11, P. vulgaris v2.0, whole genome shotgun sequence genome:
ataaaatgctAGCCTGGGAGAGATGTCAGAAGTgattctttttaaagaaagaaaacaagTGACTTGTACCTCCAGACAGTAGTAGCAGCTAAACACTAGAGAAACTCCATTATGACTTCAACTCAAAAGAGATGAGCACTTGACTGAGATTGCTCCCTTTCTTGTTCATTAACCTTTGTGCTCGTGAACTACACTACTTGATGAACTCTCCTGAACGCTACTAGATGAAGAACACCAACCTAACGAACTTGCTTCATTGCAACTGCTTTGTTTCCTTGGCAACTCGCTAGATTTTCTTTGTCCAGATGACAAGTCCTGCAAAACCCAACAAATGAACACCACTTGAATCCATACCTCTTTTATCACAGCCATGTAGGTTACAAGATTTCCCTAAAAGCAAAGCAACACTAACCTGGTCTGAAGAAGACTCGGGAGTCTGGTCTGCAGTGACATCATTTGAATCCTCATGTTTTTCAACCATACTCTCCTTGGATTTGTTTCTGGACTCTTGTTTACCTGACATGTGGGACTGAAAACCTGGATGAAGAGGTGGGGCTATGTGTTGGATAGATTGCTGTTCAACAAGGGTATTAGGGACTAAATAAGGAACATATGACGAACAAGGGTTAGGGATAATAGCAGAATGTTGATTAGCATAGAAGGGGTATGGCTGCATAGTAATTGGAGCAGGAGGTAATGGCATTGGCACTGGATATGGATATGATGGTGGAGCTACCATTACTGAATGATCCATTGCAGTCCATGGAGACACAGTCCTGAGCTGTTGCTGATACTGACAATTCAACTTCTCAATATCCGATTTAAGAGAAGCCTTCTCTTCTCTAAGATCATTTTTCTCACGAGCCAACTGAAATCAACAAAATGTCATTACTTCCTTGATTATTTTATGTCCCAAAAGCATCATGGTGATTCATCAAAGCAAGAAGAGACAATATTACCTCACAAGATTCTTCATTTAGTGTAGTATATTCATCTTTAAGTTTACTAACTTGAGAAGTAAGGTCCTGCAGCAATTGAATGGTATCACCTATAATGGTTGCTTTGTCATTTTTGGGCCTATCAGGATCTGCATTTCAGAGTCGCCACAGGCAGAGTGATTTAATAGAAGTGCTGTTTTACAAGTTCTCATCAAGTGGACAAACACATGAATAAATTCTAAGGAATATCTAGGGAACAATTCATTCGATCCAAACTCTCACCATATGTATATAACCTACTACAGTAATCACTGCGACATGTGGTTGAAAATAATTGAAGTCCAACCAGGTTAAttccaaaaaaaagtcattaaCAATATACAAACCAATGCTAACACTTGCATAACAAATACAATCAGGGTACTGTTAGTTACAACGCtttagttattattaatagGTCATTCAACAAAAGAGTATCTAGCAGTTGGATATCTTTAGTAgcaatgaatataaaaaatccATGACAATTTTTTCACCAAAGAATGTGAAATTTGATTTACCTAAAATGTTGCCCAGCACTACAAATTGCTCATTGAGTCGATCTCTCCTCAGCTTTTCTCGGTCAGCCTTTTGTGTCTTTCTTGCAGCTGTACAATCCATTGGTTCAACTTCAGACCTTTGGCAGAGGATACATAAGTTTCAGAAATTTAGTTTAATCAAAGTATATATCATTGATTTCAGCTCTGCataataacaaaaatcaaaattttcaaaaataatacaAGTAATTTAGTTTTCAACACATTGTTTAGACAGGTACTTAATTTTATACAAGTATAACCTAAATTCTCAGTAGCTAATACTCCTGTGGAGTCATTCCAGTTTAACAACTCTCCAgagcttttatttttcttcattcatttcAATATTTGTGTTATTCCGTTACTGCGTAAGGAAGAATAGGATCTAGGAACAAGGAAAAAAATTGTCGACATGGTCTATTACTGCTACCAGCCAAAAAAATTATCAGGCAGTACAATGGCAATCGACAAACttactttaatttttcttacaCGACAAAGAACAACTACTTAGTCACTTTGCACCTACAATCAAATTACTACACAGCGTTGTAACAGGAGTACAGGACAAAATCCTAATTAAACAACAAAGTGAGATAAAAAAATGCTGTACCCATAATTGGGTTGAAAACTAAAACGGGTAACTCTAATTCTTGGAagaaattcagaaaattatatgtgAAAAAAGTTAGATAATGGAAAGAAAAAacatagatagatagataaacTATGATAAGAGATTTTACCTCGTTATCTATGTTCGATGATCTACAAGTTTGCTAATTCCATTGGTAACATCTACTGTTCTTCACTTTCCCTTGCTATCTCTTCTTGCCAAAAAATTGGAATCGATTCCTAATCAGAAATGCAAGTCACTGACATTGCTTTTAGTGTAAAGGTCGCTTGCATTCTACTATTCCTAATGGGTTGTGTTACAGTGGAGATACCCACATAAGCATATTCCTTAGGGTTTTTCTTTCCCCATTCTCTGATGTATTTCGCAATTCTGGGTTTGGTTACAGAACTTTTTAGGGATTGCAATGCATGCAGGCCCCTCCTATTTTTACCCTttcaaatataaacaaaaaatttatgttCACATAAAATTCACATATGACAAACAAAATTCATGTTCAACAAATCCAATTGAATCCACCATCAGAATTCAAAATCACATTTTAATCcaattcaacttacatcactaCTTCAACAATTGTTTCAGAACAAAATTACATTACCATATATATAACTCATTTTTTATTACatatcttgattttttttataatattgatacaaagaaaaatattaaaaaattcaccaaaaaatatataattgacataaaaaatttgaaatatttaaatttgactAGAAGATCATACTAAATAACATTCACCCTCCTTCTAAATTAGAAAtagttatttattatgtttttaatgaAATAGCAATCATATTTCCCTACATTAGTTCTAAAAAACATTCATATCAAACTTATATGGCATTTATCTCTCTTTTAATAATAACTCTTTTAAAtcgaaaagaaaataatattattttattaaaaatatataaatgtgtatcttttgaaagactgtaaaaatatcttattattattttatttaaaaaaattacattaaaactaCTATAGATGTAAATGCCATTcatcataattttaatatatatgtatacttCAAAACAAACTAACCCTTTATCACTAAGTAACTATCTATCTAtgtttatatctatatctatatatacatacatattataattaaaatagaagTATACATATCATTCttagtaatattttttgtaGAGAAACATTTTTCAACTATgtcatttattaaatatattattttgtttactttagttttttttttaaataacctcATTTACCTTTAAAATTTCACCTATGAGCAAACaactatatattaaaaaaaaagtaaaacggTAAATGTATCATCAATTTATATTCTATTTTACTtcttataactattttatgttatttaaaatatatgtattcaATATAGagatattttcaactttttaaaGAAGAACAAAACTATTAtgtgttaaaataaattttaagttgaTATTTAAACATTAACTATCAATATCAGAATATAATATAAGATAATTAATAGTTAAGATATTAATAGATAATGATTAGATAAatgtttaaaaactattttataaattttattaataataaaaattaaatatcaatatttttttaatttataaaaaaatgtttaatttagttaatataataattaattgttttatttttttaaaatattttttatttaataatttttttatgatagaaGATTCATCAGATTTTATATGACAtgagacttttttttattttagtgaaaTGAGATTTAATGCAGATGGATATTTGAAtgatttacattatataaatttgaagtttttattaattttcatttctCTTAATCACCATTCAGAtcattcttaatatttttttcatcctCATTCGTAATATCTAATTCAACAAAAACATAACTGAATTTATGTCATTGTTAGttacaattatattttattacaataaaattattaaatatcaaacaattttaaagtaaataataattaattattatattaatttacttaaatactatttttattgatatctaatttttatcgacaaaaatttataaaagaatttataaattgatatttaactttttaactactaatttatttaaattataaattaatatttaactaattatttttcatttttaaaattaaatattatctaATGATATAGTCATATTTTTATGTAATTCTGAACCAACACAAACTTTTTTTTCCAACAAAACTATatcattttttcaattaaaaaaagtaaattaagagagaatggtaccaacaatatttttatgcatggtttctttctttagaaatttaatactaaaaaatacaaatatttctGAGAGTTGCTTAGGTATTCATTGATTTGATAAAACATTATAT
Encoded here:
- the LOC137822362 gene encoding transcription factor bHLH121-like is translated as MDCTAARKTQKADREKLRRDRLNEQFVVLGNILDPDRPKNDKATIIGDTIQLLQDLTSQVSKLKDEYTTLNEESCELAREKNDLREEKASLKSDIEKLNCQYQQQLRTVSPWTAMDHSVMVAPPSYPYPVPMPLPPAPITMQPYPFYANQHSAIIPNPCSSYVPYLVPNTLVEQQSIQHIAPPLHPGFQSHMSGKQESRNKSKESMVEKHEDSNDVTADQTPESSSDQDLSSGQRKSSELPRKQSSCNEASSLGWCSSSSSVQESSSSSVVHEHKG